The window CCGGATGGTTAGACCCCCGGTGACCGAACAGCATCTTCCCGGTCTGGGCGCCAAAAGCAAGGGACAACAGTTGATGTCCGAGGCAGATTCCCATAACGGGGTACGTTTCCGCCAGTTTGCGGATGACAGGGAGGATCTCCGCGCAATCAAGCGGATCTCCAGGTCCGTTTGACAGCAGGATGCCGTCTGGCCGCAGATCGCGAATGACTTCAAAGGAAGTTCCGGCAGGCACAACGGTTACCCTGCATCCCATCTGTACAAGGGACCTCAGAATGTTCGTCTTCACGCCAAAATCCATTACAACCACATGGTAATTCCCTGTTGCAGATACTTCATATACAACCGGGGTCGTCACCAGATCGACTTTCCCCTGTTCCGTTTCGGGAAACTCCAGATCCCCCGCTTCCACACTCTCATTCCCTGTCACCGGGAGAATCCAGCCTTTCATAGCACCCTTGTCCCGGATCATCCGGACAATGCTTCTTGTATCCACTCCTGTCAGACCCACAATGTCTTGTTCCGCAAGATAGTCTGACAAGGTTTGTTTGCTTTGCCAGTGACTTGGTTCTTCGCATGCTTCCGCTGTCACGAACCCCGACAGCCAGGGCTTGCGGGATTCAAAGTCGGCCGGGTTAATCCCGTAATTGCCGATTAACGGATAGGTCATGACCACGATTTGTCCCGTATAGGAAGGATCCGTCAGAATCTCTTGGTAACCGGTCATGCCGGTATGGAAGACCACTTCTCCATATCCTCGCCTGGATCGTCCGATGATCGTCCCTTCAAAAATTTCCCCATTTTCAAGGATCAATCGTCCTTGCATCCCGGTTCCCTCCTTATGACTTATCCCGCTACCAAAGGGGGCTCATTTCTATTTGTTACTCCCTTTTGTATATTAATGCAGGTTCTCGAATTATTATACGTTCGCATGCATAAATTTGCAATGTTTTTTTCAAATCCCTGTCCATGAACCAATGCCCCTGCTGACGCATACAGTACACTATCCGAGTCACCGCTTCCCCCAACCCGGAGGTGTATAGACACAGGGGGGCGTTTATATAGAGGCTCCCATCGGAGCACCTTTTTAAGAGGCCCCGACAGGGGGTCTTTTTTGCTACAAACAAGTACGGGCAGGATAGTAGAATCCTCCCTAAGATTGATTGGTTTCGGGTGAAGAGACTAAAAGAAAGAGGCCCACTGGCCTCCTTTCCTCCCCGAGTCACTCTTAGATGTTTGACTGGCTAACTTCGCGTAGATCTCCATTAGCCAATTTATTTTTGTCCGTGCACTTTCATTTCCTGTTCATTGGCGTTCTTCATGTCCTCGATTTGTTCCTTCGTTTACCCTTCCAACGTTAGGCTGTTTTCGGCTTTCATTTGCCACAATGTCATAAAAGCCATCTCCCTTACGCACGTCTTCCCTTTCCTAATAATAGACGATTAAGAAGAAATATAGTTTCACGCGAATAAGACTGATTGTTAGTCCTATAATCGTTTTTTTATTGAATTCTTGATAATAGGACTAATTTCCAGTCCTATTCCGGGAATCTCATGCTCTGCAAACCAATAATCCAGTTTAAGACTGATAAACAGTCCTATTTTCAGGGGTAAAATCGGAGCCAAGAGAATAAGCCTGAAAATCAGTCCTATATATGGGGAGTCCTATTAGGGGATCAAACACCTTACGAATACAGTCAGGTGATCCAAGAGATTTTCACAAAAAAGCCCGGTTGTTGACTACCGGGCTTTACCAGTATCCTCCCCATCCCCCTCGGTGTGCGGCCACTATGAAAATCACGACAAACGCAACCAGGAAAGCGATCGCCCACCAGGACCATCCATAACCAAACCCTGCGCCAGGTGCGCCATATCCAAACGGAAACATCACAATCCCCCTGACCTATATAAACTTCTTCCTTATAGTACGTTAGCCCTGTTTAAGCCGTGTGGACTCCCGCCCTTTTCGGGAAAATTAGGCTTTTGCGTCCCATACAGGAAGGAAGAAGGCTCTGTAATGTCGAATCCTGATAGAAAATGTCGCGAAATTTGGCATTTAAATCTTGTAAGAAAAAGTCAAAGGGGAATCAACATGAAAAAATGGCCATCGCTGCTTCTTGTTCCTTTGTTGGCTGCCTGCTCGACCACCGTAATTACCAGCGGAAGCTCCAAGATCGAATCGAAAGCGGAATCGAAGGTGGATCCGACGGCATCACAAGCTGTTGAGTCCCTTGACACCCCCGCTGCCCCTGCTGTTGTTGAGCCCCCCAAGCAAAAACTGGCCCAAAGCTTTGGTTTCACCTATCCTGACGCCGTGCGAGGCATCTATGTCACCGCCCATTCGGCCGGCGGAGACAGGATGAGCGAACTGCTGGACCTGGTCGACAAGACCGCTTTGAACGCGATGGTCATTGACATCAAGGACGACTGGGGAGTCATTACGTACAAAATGGATGACCCCGGACTGCAAACCTTTAGCCAATCGATTGTCAAAGACCCCAATGCATTGATAGAAACGTTGAAACAGCACAACATTTATCCCATTGCCCGGATCGTGGTATTCAAAGATTCCCTGTACGCCAAGGCACATCCCGAACTCTCTTTCGTGAATCCCAACGGAACCGTTTGGACAAACGGACGTGGAGAAGCATTCGTGAACCCCTTTCTGCAGGATGTCTGGAAATACAATGTGGAAATCGCCAAGAAAGCAGCCGAATTGGGATTCCAGGACATTCAGTTCGATTATGTCCGCTTCCCGGAA of the Effusibacillus lacus genome contains:
- a CDS encoding carbamoyl phosphate synthase small subunit, with translation MQGRLILENGEIFEGTIIGRSRRGYGEVVFHTGMTGYQEILTDPSYTGQIVVMTYPLIGNYGINPADFESRKPWLSGFVTAEACEEPSHWQSKQTLSDYLAEQDIVGLTGVDTRSIVRMIRDKGAMKGWILPVTGNESVEAGDLEFPETEQGKVDLVTTPVVYEVSATGNYHVVVMDFGVKTNILRSLVQMGCRVTVVPAGTSFEVIRDLRPDGILLSNGPGDPLDCAEILPVIRKLAETYPVMGICLGHQLLSLAFGAQTGKMLFGHRGSNHPVKDLTTGRIWITSQNHGYAVLGDHIPAALEVTHVNVNDGTIEGVRVKGLPAFSVQFHPEACPGPRDSEELFERFLQFMAQQEERHLAYAT